From the genome of Rathayibacter sp. VKM Ac-2804:
GCTGGACGCCTCGGCGCAGGAGATCATCTGGGTGCTCGGCCCGGTGCTGACGACGTTCGTCTCGATCCAGATCTCGACCGTCGCGGGCATCCTCACCGCCGCGTTCTTCCTCGTCGGCGGCGGGATCTGGTTCATCGCCTCGCCCGAGGTCGGCCGGGTGCGGATCCCGCGCTCGCGCCGCCGACTCGGCGTCGTGCTGACCAAGCCGCCGGTGCTGCTCGCGACCGTGGTCGGCTTCCTGCTGGTCGGCGCCTGCGCCGCGGTCGAGGCCGGCGTCGTGGCGGTCTTCGGCGAGGGCGGCGTGGAGTCGGGCGTCGTCCTGGCGATCTTCGCGGCCGGCTCGCTCCTCGGCGGTCTCACCCTCGGCCACATCCCGATCAGCCGCTGGGCGACCGCGCGGCGGATGCTGATCGTCACCGTGGGCATGGGCCTCGCGGCGTTCTCGACCGACTTCTGGTGGCTCTCGATCACGCTCTTCCTGGCCGGCGTCGGCATCGCCCCGGCCCTGGCCGCGCTCTTCACGATCACGGCCTCGAGCGTGAAGTTCTCCGACACCGCGGAGGCCTACGGCTGGGTCGGCACGGGCCAGCTGATCGGAGCCGCGCTCGGCTCGGCCATCGCCGGCGTGCAGATCGACCGGTCGGGCCCGACCGCCGCGATCGTGGTCGCCGCGGTGTTCGCCTTCGTCGGCTTCGCGGTTCCGGCGCTCGGCCGCCGCTTCCACCCGGACCTGCGCGGGCGCGACGCGAGCCCGCTGCCGGACACCGAGCCGGTGGAGC
Proteins encoded in this window:
- a CDS encoding MFS transporter; the encoded protein is MGSYTELLRTPGVGRIIAAQLTARFPFGMLSLAFLLHVERVHDSYAAAGLVLGSMSIGQAIAGPLTSRLMGRLGMRRVLTATLIVCAAAIIAMALLPLEIWQFVVIGFVSGLSMPPVQPAVRTIYPKMVPSSQLTPLFSLDASAQEIIWVLGPVLTTFVSIQISTVAGILTAAFFLVGGGIWFIASPEVGRVRIPRSRRRLGVVLTKPPVLLATVVGFLLVGACAAVEAGVVAVFGEGGVESGVVLAIFAAGSLLGGLTLGHIPISRWATARRMLIVTVGMGLAAFSTDFWWLSITLFLAGVGIAPALAALFTITASSVKFSDTAEAYGWVGTGQLIGAALGSAIAGVQIDRSGPTAAIVVAAVFAFVGFAVPALGRRFHPDLRGRDASPLPDTEPVELPT